Proteins encoded in a region of the Paenibacillus wynnii genome:
- a CDS encoding GNAT family N-acetyltransferase produces the protein MELQIRKASNEDIKGLCRLMEQLNGRPLLPEEMERRLDFIDRSPTEELYVCTETTGEGKTSVLGALGFRLRENNEKGRYGEVSLLVTDRRVRRRGIGKSLIAYAEHLASERGCIGTWLASGMGRVREAHIFYESMGYQITGYRFVKNR, from the coding sequence ATGGAATTACAGATCCGTAAAGCCTCCAATGAGGATATCAAGGGCTTATGTCGGTTAATGGAGCAGTTGAACGGAAGACCTCTTTTACCCGAGGAGATGGAACGCCGTCTTGATTTTATCGACAGGAGTCCTACAGAGGAGCTGTATGTGTGCACGGAGACTACCGGCGAGGGGAAAACATCTGTCTTGGGGGCCCTGGGCTTCAGACTCCGGGAAAATAATGAAAAGGGCCGTTACGGGGAAGTTTCCCTGCTGGTTACCGATCGGAGAGTTCGAAGACGCGGAATTGGTAAAAGTCTTATCGCTTATGCGGAACATTTGGCTTCCGAGCGAGGCTGCATAGGTACCTGGTTGGCGAGTGGTATGGGAAGGGTTCGTGAAGCCCATATTTTTTACGAGTCGATGGGCTATCAAATTACAGGGTATCGGTTCGTGAAGAACCGTTAG
- the sdaAB gene encoding L-serine ammonia-lyase, iron-sulfur-dependent subunit beta — translation MRFKDVFSIIGPAMVGPSSSHTAGAARIGRAARQVLGEMPRLAEVIFFGSFAATYQGHGTDRAIAGGLLDFSTDDPRLPDSIELAEELGMEISFRQGAGLFPHPNTVQLRLTGKDSGSELTLTGISIGGGNIEIVDIDGFGVKLSGMYPTILINHMDYLGVLASVTDVMRKGKFNIGHMSLDRKNRSGAALTVLELDESATPELLQDLKALPAVKSVTLVDLNEIQELKQDDKGKESTS, via the coding sequence ATGAGATTTAAGGATGTATTCTCTATTATTGGCCCGGCAATGGTGGGGCCTTCGAGTTCACATACGGCGGGTGCGGCTCGAATCGGCAGAGCGGCCCGGCAGGTGCTGGGAGAAATGCCGCGCTTGGCGGAGGTTATTTTCTTCGGTTCGTTTGCAGCAACCTATCAGGGCCATGGAACGGATCGGGCGATTGCCGGCGGACTGCTGGACTTCTCCACGGATGATCCCCGTCTGCCTGATTCCATAGAACTGGCTGAAGAGCTGGGAATGGAAATATCATTCCGGCAAGGAGCAGGATTGTTTCCTCATCCAAATACGGTGCAACTGCGGCTAACTGGGAAAGATAGCGGCAGTGAGCTTACGCTCACCGGTATTTCTATTGGCGGCGGCAATATCGAGATTGTGGACATTGACGGCTTCGGCGTGAAGCTGAGCGGTATGTATCCTACGATTCTCATTAACCATATGGATTATTTGGGTGTTCTGGCGAGTGTAACGGATGTTATGCGCAAGGGGAAGTTCAATATTGGGCATATGTCCCTGGATCGAAAAAACCGCAGCGGGGCAGCATTAACCGTGCTTGAGCTGGATGAGTCGGCTACGCCGGAGCTGCTTCAAGATTTGAAGGCCTTGCCTGCTGTGAAATCGGTAACGCTGGTGGATCTAAACGAGATACAAGAATTGAAGCAAGACGATAAGGGGAAGGAAAGTACATCATGA
- a CDS encoding IS1182 family transposase, whose amino-acid sequence MLNEKDQGDSGKYQMEMVCLDQLVPSDHLLRLVEKHVDFSFITEKVRPYYSATQGRPSIPPIRLFKMMLIGYLFNIRSERILEQDINVNLAYRWFLGLGLSEPVPDHSTISYNRNGRFQGTDVFQEIFDEVVRLAISHRMIAGRLLITDSTHIEANANKNRYTQQMTSESPHAYLQELETAVHESRRAHGKKPLAPPRGKREEEPKKLKVSLTDPESGYMNRKNKPEGFFYLDHRTVDHKYNMITDVYVTPGNVNDSTVYMERLTRQLETFGFRDTLEAIALDSGYMVPHICKQTTPWMTVIAERKPPSKPGFLTKEDFTYDAKKDVYVCPLGQPLTYRTTNRQGYNEYISSKGHCAACPKVTQCTENSKHQRTIQRHVWEDFKEKVHQNRKSPEGEKIYKYRAQTIERSFADAKNLHGYRRCRMRGKAKMQEQALMTAIAQNLKKMARHLAKMEAYAFHLCMKKSNLHYFNRHLGFRMIFAA is encoded by the coding sequence ATGTTAAACGAAAAAGATCAAGGGGATAGCGGAAAATATCAAATGGAGATGGTTTGTTTAGACCAGTTGGTTCCCTCCGATCACCTCCTTCGTTTGGTCGAAAAACATGTGGATTTTTCGTTCATTACCGAAAAGGTACGCCCTTATTATAGTGCAACCCAAGGAAGACCTTCGATTCCACCCATCCGTTTATTCAAAATGATGCTGATTGGCTACCTGTTTAACATTCGTTCCGAACGCATCCTTGAGCAGGACATTAACGTTAACCTTGCCTACCGGTGGTTTTTAGGCCTGGGCCTTAGTGAACCAGTTCCGGACCATTCCACGATTAGTTATAACCGGAATGGACGATTTCAGGGAACCGATGTCTTCCAGGAAATCTTCGACGAAGTGGTGCGGCTTGCCATTTCCCACCGCATGATTGCGGGGCGGCTCTTAATTACAGATTCGACGCACATCGAGGCGAATGCCAATAAAAATCGTTATACGCAGCAAATGACGAGTGAGTCCCCGCACGCCTATCTGCAAGAGTTGGAGACCGCAGTCCATGAAAGCCGCCGTGCTCACGGGAAAAAGCCATTAGCTCCTCCACGCGGGAAACGGGAGGAGGAGCCCAAAAAACTGAAAGTGAGCCTGACTGATCCAGAGAGCGGCTACATGAATCGTAAGAACAAACCGGAAGGATTCTTTTACTTAGACCACCGGACGGTTGACCACAAATACAATATGATTACCGATGTGTATGTGACGCCAGGCAATGTCAATGATTCAACCGTGTATATGGAGCGCTTAACCCGGCAACTGGAGACCTTTGGTTTTCGAGACACCCTCGAAGCCATAGCCTTGGATTCCGGATACATGGTGCCCCATATTTGCAAACAAACGACGCCATGGATGACTGTAATTGCCGAGCGGAAACCACCCAGCAAACCCGGCTTTCTCACGAAAGAAGACTTTACCTATGATGCGAAAAAGGATGTATACGTATGTCCATTAGGACAACCACTCACGTACCGAACGACGAACCGACAAGGCTACAACGAGTATATATCATCCAAGGGGCACTGCGCGGCTTGCCCGAAAGTCACTCAATGTACTGAAAACTCCAAGCACCAGCGTACGATTCAGCGGCATGTATGGGAAGACTTCAAAGAGAAAGTACACCAAAACCGGAAAAGTCCCGAAGGCGAGAAAATCTACAAATACCGCGCTCAAACCATTGAGCGTAGCTTTGCTGATGCCAAAAATCTCCACGGGTACCGTCGATGCCGAATGCGGGGCAAAGCCAAGATGCAGGAACAGGCATTGATGACGGCCATTGCACAGAATCTGAAGAAAATGGCCCGTCACTTAGCAAAGATGGAGGCCTATGCTTTTCATTTGTGTATGAAAAAGAGTAACCTTCACTACTTTAACCGTCATTTGGGTTTCCGCATGATATTTGCAGCTTGA
- a CDS encoding GNAT family N-acetyltransferase: MIYREMLEQDYSAAYKLWEKTEGMGLSSADSEEEITRYLQRNVGLSQICEDEDGTIAGTALCGHDGRRGYIYHVAVSTSYRGMGVGRALVNRCLNKLREERIAKCHLMVIGDNEGGRGFWSGLGWQFRDGIALYSQDT; encoded by the coding sequence ATGATTTATAGGGAAATGTTAGAACAAGATTATTCCGCTGCCTACAAGTTATGGGAGAAAACAGAGGGTATGGGGCTCAGTTCAGCTGATTCTGAAGAAGAAATTACGCGTTACTTACAGCGAAATGTCGGTTTAAGTCAGATTTGCGAGGATGAGGACGGTACTATTGCAGGTACGGCTCTATGCGGACATGACGGGCGTCGGGGATATATATATCATGTTGCCGTGAGCACCTCCTACCGGGGTATGGGTGTTGGACGGGCACTGGTGAACAGATGCCTGAACAAACTTCGTGAGGAAAGAATCGCCAAATGTCATCTAATGGTGATTGGAGACAATGAGGGGGGACGGGGTTTCTGGAGCGGACTCGGTTGGCAGTTTAGGGATGGGATTGCCCTGTATTCCCAGGATACATAA
- a CDS encoding YwbE family protein — protein sequence MNGQVRADIRAGLEVDIVLKQDQATGKLTHGTVKDILTNSPRHPHGIKVRLADGQVGRVKKITG from the coding sequence ATGAATGGGCAAGTAAGAGCAGATATCCGTGCCGGGCTTGAGGTTGATATTGTACTGAAGCAGGACCAAGCCACCGGGAAGCTCACCCATGGCACCGTCAAAGATATTTTGACCAACTCACCCCGTCATCCGCATGGGATTAAGGTTCGACTTGCCGACGGACAGGTAGGTAGGGTCAAGAAAATTACCGGATAA
- a CDS encoding alpha/beta hydrolase family protein, translating into MRLFELLIYLSNIGLFALTVLLKKGRRRITVFVASGIAAVLLVIHWTVEGYRIQLFFPYCITIIFLAISGYSYLKKNSFKKIPRFLLGSVYTAIAIMLVGTAGLMYAFPVFKLPELTGEFKVGTQTFHFVDTKREEIFDEAREGKRELMVQVWYPTQAGSGKRASFIPDTRILRYMAANYGLPGFTFQHLKYVSSHAYSDAEISSAQTSYPLILANPGNGSSRFLHTAQAENFASHGYIVAVIDHTYNTLATEFPDGRITTSTTDDLFSSDDDYQTGREIRDKLGKVLTDDVSFTLDQFELIQSGQIPSHLKGRMDLGHVGVFGHSIGGATAYDASYDPRIVVGIDLDGGLYRLRDTVSLRKPVLFINSESYSEKLKRVMDNRVYTDTELNRMGSTREWEDQVTEDKKLELKRMSEAVDEGGQVLIIENTEHLNFADVQFISPIFNLLGITGKIAPERANSVINAYMLDFFDMYLKNQGGALMKGPDSRFPEVKFVTSL; encoded by the coding sequence ATGAGATTGTTTGAATTATTGATATATTTGTCAAACATCGGCTTGTTTGCATTAACAGTCCTATTAAAAAAAGGACGGCGTAGAATTACAGTATTCGTTGCAAGCGGGATCGCCGCAGTTTTACTGGTCATTCATTGGACAGTGGAAGGATACAGAATTCAGCTGTTTTTCCCATATTGCATAACGATCATTTTTTTAGCGATTTCAGGTTATAGCTATTTAAAAAAAAACAGTTTCAAAAAAATCCCCCGATTCCTGTTGGGTTCAGTTTATACCGCAATAGCGATCATGCTGGTCGGAACAGCGGGCCTCATGTATGCTTTTCCTGTATTTAAACTCCCTGAATTGACAGGCGAATTTAAGGTAGGAACGCAAACTTTTCATTTCGTGGATACAAAGAGGGAAGAGATTTTCGACGAAGCCAGAGAGGGTAAGAGAGAATTGATGGTTCAGGTATGGTATCCGACTCAAGCTGGCAGTGGCAAGCGCGCTTCTTTTATTCCCGATACCCGGATTTTACGTTATATGGCTGCGAACTATGGTCTTCCCGGGTTTACTTTTCAACACCTGAAGTACGTATCCAGTCATGCTTATTCGGATGCAGAAATCTCTTCGGCACAGACTTCATACCCGCTGATCCTTGCGAACCCCGGCAACGGGTCTTCCAGGTTCCTTCACACAGCGCAAGCCGAAAATTTCGCGAGTCACGGATATATTGTGGCCGTGATCGACCACACCTACAATACATTAGCAACCGAGTTTCCGGACGGTCGAATCACGACTAGCACAACCGACGACTTATTCTCATCCGACGATGATTACCAGACAGGAAGGGAAATTCGAGATAAGTTGGGAAAAGTGTTAACCGACGATGTGTCGTTTACGTTGGACCAATTCGAGCTCATCCAATCGGGGCAGATTCCAAGTCATCTAAAAGGGAGGATGGATCTCGGTCATGTCGGGGTGTTCGGTCATTCCATCGGCGGAGCGACGGCCTATGACGCTTCTTACGATCCGCGAATCGTGGTTGGAATAGACCTTGATGGAGGGCTTTATCGACTGCGTGACACGGTGAGTCTGCGAAAGCCGGTTTTGTTCATCAACTCGGAAAGCTATTCCGAAAAATTAAAAAGGGTGATGGATAACCGGGTCTACACGGATACAGAGCTTAACCGTATGGGCTCGACAAGAGAGTGGGAGGATCAAGTAACGGAAGATAAAAAGTTGGAGCTTAAACGGATGAGCGAAGCGGTCGACGAAGGGGGACAAGTCCTCATTATCGAAAATACGGAGCATTTGAATTTTGCCGACGTACAGTTCATTTCTCCGATATTCAACTTGCTGGGCATTACAGGAAAGATTGCGCCCGAAAGAGCAAACTCCGTTATCAATGCTTATATGCTGGATTTCTTCGATATGTATCTGAAAAATCAAGGCGGAGCCTTAATGAAAGGACCGGATAGCCGCTTTCCGGAGGTGAAGTTCGTAACCTCGCTATAA
- a CDS encoding NAD(P)-dependent oxidoreductase, whose product MNVVLFGASGNIGRAILQEALKRKHEVTATVRQPDKLDVVHERLRTLKVDILDPASVSAAAHGHKAAISAYGPEWGQERELLEAASSLVEGLTAAGLNRLIIVGGAGSLRTESGEMLMDTRDFPTELRPLAAAHSDAYEIYSGSELDYSYASPAAVIQSGRRTGQFRIGLDQLVVDENGNSVISVEDYAVAIIDELEEGNYSRTRFTVAY is encoded by the coding sequence ATGAATGTTGTATTGTTTGGTGCATCGGGAAACATTGGACGGGCTATATTGCAAGAGGCCCTGAAGCGGAAGCATGAAGTTACGGCGACTGTACGTCAACCGGATAAGTTGGATGTTGTCCATGAACGTCTGCGTACGCTGAAAGTGGATATTCTGGACCCTGCATCAGTTAGCGCTGCTGCCCATGGGCATAAGGCTGCAATTAGCGCCTATGGACCGGAATGGGGACAGGAACGGGAACTGCTTGAGGCTGCAAGTTCGTTAGTAGAAGGACTGACTGCCGCAGGACTTAACCGACTGATTATAGTGGGAGGGGCAGGTAGTCTCCGAACGGAGTCGGGAGAAATGCTGATGGATACACGAGATTTCCCGACAGAGCTAAGACCGTTAGCTGCTGCGCATTCCGATGCCTATGAAATTTACAGCGGTTCGGAGCTGGATTATTCTTATGCCTCACCTGCGGCTGTTATTCAATCGGGCCGCCGTACAGGGCAGTTCCGTATCGGTCTGGATCAACTGGTAGTAGATGAGAACGGGAACAGTGTGATCAGTGTTGAAGATTATGCGGTAGCTATTATCGATGAGCTGGAAGAAGGCAACTACAGCCGTACCCGATTTACAGTAGCTTATTAG
- a CDS encoding YfiT family bacillithiol transferase: MDERYPIGSFEFEGDISEQQREAWIQDIEGVPAKLKAAVHGLSEEQLNLPYREGGWSSRQVVHHIADSHMNSYIRFKLALTEDNPTIRPYYEDRWAELFDSTADIHISLALIEALHTRWVILLKSLTAEDYKRTFHHPESGKTTPLEYNLGFYAWHGNHHIAHITSLRNKL, encoded by the coding sequence ATGGATGAGAGGTATCCTATAGGTAGCTTTGAATTCGAAGGAGACATTTCTGAACAGCAGCGTGAAGCTTGGATCCAAGACATAGAGGGAGTTCCTGCGAAACTTAAAGCTGCAGTTCATGGACTTAGCGAAGAGCAGCTTAACCTTCCCTATAGGGAGGGAGGCTGGAGCAGTCGACAGGTTGTGCATCACATTGCTGACAGCCATATGAATAGCTACATTCGATTTAAGCTGGCGCTGACGGAAGACAATCCGACGATTAGACCTTATTATGAAGATCGTTGGGCGGAGCTGTTCGATTCTACGGCAGATATTCATATATCTCTGGCGTTGATTGAGGCGCTGCATACCCGTTGGGTTATCCTGCTTAAATCGCTTACTGCTGAGGATTATAAGAGAACCTTTCATCACCCCGAGTCTGGAAAAACTACACCTTTGGAGTACAATCTGGGTTTCTATGCTTGGCACGGGAACCATCATATTGCACACATTACATCACTGAGAAATAAACTTTAA
- a CDS encoding bifunctional ADP-dependent NAD(P)H-hydrate dehydratase/NAD(P)H-hydrate epimerase, giving the protein MYVVTAEQMRQLDRETIEGLGIPAIALMENAGRAIAEEIIALCKRQEKVEPAAWNGSREGFHVSGDAALTLGTAAAERWLVLVGKGNNGGDGLVAARHLSEAGIAVTLVYAVPPESLTGEAALQRDAAAAMGLSAVVYGRDRLDIAAYSGILDALLGTGAAGAPRGTYAELIAAANSSGKPIVSADIPSGLDADTGQTHEPCIHASVTVCLAFLKRGLLQYPGAGAAGHIVVRSIGIPSALVRKQGSAVYWLTPAVLRDVLNVDTSRQRSPEGHKGTYGHVLLAGGTLRMSGAGLLASRAALRAGCGLVTWALPRRLLPYAIGSVPELMLAEVGGEEDGSWNKDTAVEVLKLSAERDVTAAGPGLGRFAGDTEWLRSIWEGTDCPLVLDADALNILAETDYRIWTSRRHPVILTPHPGEMARLAGISTVEVQRNRIQLALDYAREYSVTLVLKGAHTVIATPEGQAFINTTGSPAMGTGGAGDVLTGMISGLLAQGLNATQAAAFGVYLHGLAGERASHQRQDPSALMAGDIIEAL; this is encoded by the coding sequence ATGTATGTGGTAACTGCAGAGCAAATGCGTCAACTGGACCGTGAGACCATAGAGGGCCTGGGCATTCCGGCGATTGCGTTGATGGAGAACGCCGGGCGGGCCATTGCGGAGGAGATTATTGCGCTATGCAAGCGGCAAGAGAAGGTAGAGCCCGCGGCTTGGAATGGGAGCCGCGAAGGGTTCCATGTCAGCGGAGATGCCGCGCTGACACTGGGCACTGCCGCCGCCGAGCGATGGCTCGTCCTGGTCGGCAAAGGCAATAACGGCGGCGACGGACTGGTCGCCGCACGTCACCTCAGCGAGGCGGGCATCGCCGTCACGCTGGTGTATGCTGTGCCGCCGGAGTCGCTGACCGGCGAAGCTGCCCTGCAGCGCGATGCCGCTGCGGCGATGGGCCTGTCCGCCGTAGTCTACGGCAGGGACAGGCTGGACATCGCCGCATACAGCGGCATACTGGACGCGCTGCTCGGCACGGGTGCCGCGGGTGCCCCGCGCGGCACCTATGCGGAGCTGATTGCCGCCGCGAACAGCAGCGGCAAGCCCATCGTGTCCGCGGACATCCCTAGCGGGCTGGACGCGGACACGGGGCAGACGCATGAGCCGTGCATTCATGCGTCCGTTACGGTATGCCTCGCGTTTCTCAAGCGAGGCCTGCTGCAGTACCCCGGCGCAGGAGCTGCCGGGCATATCGTGGTTCGCTCCATCGGGATTCCATCCGCTCTGGTGCGCAAACAGGGGTCAGCCGTGTACTGGCTGACCCCCGCCGTCCTTCGTGATGTTCTTAACGTGGATACTTCACGCCAACGTTCGCCCGAAGGACATAAGGGAACCTACGGGCATGTACTTCTTGCAGGTGGTACCCTGCGGATGAGCGGTGCGGGTCTGCTTGCCTCCCGGGCAGCACTGCGTGCCGGCTGTGGTCTCGTGACTTGGGCGCTCCCGCGGAGGCTGCTTCCCTATGCCATAGGTTCTGTACCTGAGCTTATGCTGGCAGAGGTTGGTGGCGAAGAAGACGGCAGTTGGAATAAGGATACCGCTGTGGAGGTGCTGAAGCTTAGTGCCGAGCGCGATGTTACCGCTGCCGGCCCCGGTCTGGGTCGGTTTGCGGGAGATACAGAGTGGCTGCGTTCCATTTGGGAAGGTACGGATTGTCCGCTGGTGCTGGATGCAGATGCCCTGAATATTCTTGCTGAAACCGACTACCGGATTTGGACAAGTCGTCGTCATCCGGTTATCTTGACTCCCCATCCCGGTGAAATGGCCCGGCTGGCGGGTATATCTACGGTTGAGGTTCAGCGGAACCGCATTCAATTGGCTCTTGATTATGCCCGAGAGTACAGCGTTACGCTTGTGCTAAAAGGAGCACACACCGTCATCGCAACCCCGGAGGGGCAAGCTTTTATTAACACAACCGGCAGCCCAGCAATGGGTACCGGAGGTGCCGGGGATGTGCTTACCGGTATGATTTCCGGCCTGCTTGCACAGGGATTGAATGCGACACAGGCTGCGGCATTCGGTGTATACCTGCATGGACTGGCCGGAGAAAGAGCGTCACATCAACGGCAAGATCCGTCTGCATTAATGGCTGGGGATATTATTGAAGCCTTATAG
- a CDS encoding YezD family protein: protein MAKPLKVDEIWLERIAELLDDMEFGSLHIVVHEGQIVQMERTERKRFENSSARISGEAGSRRTDSRSAGRS, encoded by the coding sequence ATGGCTAAACCGCTGAAGGTGGATGAAATATGGTTGGAACGGATTGCAGAACTTTTGGATGATATGGAATTCGGCTCATTGCATATTGTTGTGCATGAAGGCCAGATTGTTCAAATGGAGCGAACAGAGCGTAAACGTTTTGAGAATAGCTCAGCACGAATTAGTGGAGAAGCCGGAAGCCGGCGGACCGATTCCCGTTCTGCAGGGCGGAGTTAG
- the sdaAA gene encoding L-serine ammonia-lyase, iron-sulfur-dependent, subunit alpha — protein MNFQTLSQLAVLCEKRNLSIGALMLEEQSAESGRTQEQEFAKMSQYYGVMKEAVHRGMNENTTSRSGLTGLDAQRVGAYNAAAEPCLGGAAGEAMAYALAVSEVNASMGRIIATPTAGSCGIIPGVFLSCQQRFGWDDDFMVYGLFAAGAIGYVIANNSFVSGAEGGCQAEVGSAIGMAAGALTELRGGTPAQAMHAVGLALKNTLGLICDPVGGLVEIPCIVRNGFGAVTALAAADMALAGVRSVIPSDEVIKVMLEVGSAMPEKHRETAGGGLAQTPTGRKIMEDLRREK, from the coding sequence ATGAATTTTCAAACATTAAGCCAGTTGGCTGTTTTATGTGAAAAACGTAATTTAAGCATCGGCGCCTTAATGCTCGAGGAGCAAAGTGCGGAATCCGGGCGAACCCAAGAGCAAGAATTCGCCAAGATGAGTCAATATTATGGAGTGATGAAAGAGGCTGTACACCGCGGTATGAATGAAAATACAACCTCGCGCAGCGGACTTACGGGTCTGGACGCCCAGCGTGTCGGTGCATATAATGCCGCAGCAGAACCCTGCCTGGGGGGCGCAGCTGGAGAAGCTATGGCCTATGCACTGGCGGTTTCTGAAGTGAATGCCTCGATGGGACGTATAATAGCAACGCCTACAGCCGGTTCTTGCGGCATTATTCCTGGCGTATTTTTAAGCTGTCAGCAACGCTTTGGGTGGGATGATGACTTCATGGTGTACGGATTGTTTGCTGCCGGAGCTATCGGTTATGTCATTGCCAATAACTCTTTTGTATCCGGTGCAGAAGGCGGTTGTCAGGCAGAGGTGGGCTCAGCTATAGGTATGGCGGCGGGTGCTCTAACGGAGCTGCGCGGCGGAACTCCGGCCCAGGCGATGCACGCTGTTGGATTGGCACTCAAGAACACACTGGGTCTGATCTGTGATCCTGTTGGAGGTCTGGTGGAGATTCCGTGTATTGTCCGTAACGGCTTTGGTGCGGTCACGGCACTTGCAGCAGCCGATATGGCATTAGCTGGTGTGCGCAGTGTAATCCCCTCTGATGAAGTTATCAAGGTTATGCTGGAGGTTGGATCAGCCATGCCTGAGAAGCATCGCGAGACCGCCGGCGGCGGATTGGCTCAGACCCCGACGGGCCGCAAAATCATGGAAGATTTACGGCGTGAAAAGTAA
- a CDS encoding transposase, with protein sequence MYSIQQEELFSMEDLMNMQAEPKCVAVLDYLPMNTILRAINKRTVRGRPEELNTRAMIYSLVIGKMERIPSVKDIIRRLHDNESFRKRCRFTESDRIPSGPAYSRLTTKLHQCGVLNNVMDQIVEQAIAEGFISGETLAVDSSHLEAWDCHPKIKEQTKPRKAAKPQKAAKALLKEKQPAPIPEKPEKPKRNKRGRVPQTEKAAWEEQMAAYEASLTIFEKKVAEMLDVSYDELLAQMPQYPSTGGKGDPRGNGRMMYWYGYKANLLVDTQSQFIVSSLFSSGHVSDQRLAIVLLKGLEQKFPQLTVKYVLADKGYDSGAVYQQARRNGAYALIPMIQHAKEVPEGQDEEGRPICKQGHLYSYDSFDEKYGTLKYTSPKECKTCTFSDKGCQKVHKIRIETDLRRYTAPARGSSKFKKLFKKRTAIERVFAYLKLYFNMGGSRQLNTRSRVDFELSCLTYNLCKYALEKLNQEISKKKQIA encoded by the coding sequence ATGTATAGTATACAACAAGAAGAGCTATTCTCCATGGAAGATTTAATGAACATGCAAGCTGAACCCAAATGTGTGGCAGTACTGGACTATCTCCCGATGAATACGATTCTACGTGCAATTAACAAACGTACGGTGCGGGGACGGCCTGAAGAACTCAATACTCGGGCGATGATTTACTCTTTAGTGATTGGCAAAATGGAGCGTATCCCTTCGGTGAAAGATATCATTCGACGCTTGCATGACAATGAGTCCTTTCGAAAACGTTGCCGGTTTACGGAATCCGATCGAATTCCAAGTGGTCCCGCCTACTCACGACTTACAACAAAACTGCACCAGTGTGGGGTGCTGAATAACGTGATGGACCAGATTGTTGAGCAGGCGATTGCGGAGGGGTTTATTTCTGGCGAAACACTTGCGGTGGATTCTTCTCATTTGGAGGCTTGGGATTGTCATCCGAAAATAAAAGAACAAACGAAACCCAGAAAGGCAGCAAAACCCCAAAAAGCAGCCAAAGCCCTACTTAAAGAAAAACAGCCCGCCCCAATACCCGAAAAACCAGAAAAACCCAAACGGAATAAACGTGGACGGGTACCTCAAACGGAAAAGGCGGCTTGGGAAGAACAAATGGCGGCATACGAAGCATCCTTAACCATCTTCGAGAAAAAAGTAGCAGAAATGCTGGACGTCAGCTACGATGAACTGCTGGCTCAGATGCCCCAGTATCCCAGTACCGGTGGCAAAGGCGACCCCCGGGGAAATGGTCGGATGATGTACTGGTACGGATATAAAGCGAATCTGCTCGTAGACACGCAAAGTCAATTTATAGTCAGCAGTTTGTTTAGTTCTGGGCATGTATCGGACCAGCGACTGGCTATTGTTTTACTGAAAGGGTTGGAGCAAAAATTTCCTCAATTAACGGTGAAGTATGTGCTTGCAGACAAAGGGTATGATTCTGGAGCGGTCTACCAGCAGGCTCGAAGGAATGGAGCCTATGCGTTAATTCCGATGATTCAGCACGCGAAAGAAGTGCCCGAGGGCCAGGATGAAGAAGGCCGTCCGATTTGTAAACAAGGGCATCTCTACAGTTACGATAGCTTTGATGAAAAATATGGAACACTAAAATACACAAGTCCCAAAGAATGTAAAACCTGTACGTTTAGCGACAAAGGTTGCCAGAAAGTACACAAAATTCGAATCGAAACAGACCTTCGCCGGTATACAGCACCGGCGCGTGGAAGTAGCAAGTTTAAGAAGTTATTTAAGAAGCGAACAGCGATTGAACGCGTATTTGCCTACTTGAAGCTTTATTTCAATATGGGGGGTAGCCGTCAGTTAAACACACGTTCCAGGGTGGATTTCGAACTTAGTTGTCTCACCTACAACTTGTGTAAGTATGCACTTGAAAAGCTAAACCAAGAGATCTCAAAAAAGAAGCAAATCGCCTAA